Proteins from a genomic interval of Paenibacillus sp. RC334:
- a CDS encoding alpha-ketoacid dehydrogenase subunit beta produces the protein MAVMEYIDAIRLAMKEEMEKDETVFVLGEDVGVKGGVFTTTKGLMDQFGEQRVLDTPLAESAIAGVAIGAAMYGMKPIAEMQYSDFMLPATNQIISEAAKIRYRSNNDWSCPIVIRAPIGGGIFGGLYHSQCPESIFFGTPGLKIVAPFTPYDAKGLLKAAIRDPDPVLFFENKKSYKLIKGEVPDDDYIVPIGKANLLREGDDITVIGYSQPLHFVMQAAEELEKEEGITAHVVDLRTLQPLDRQAIIEAAKHTGKVLIVHEDNKTGGIGAEVSAIINEECLFELDAPIERLCAPDVPAMPISPPMEKFYMLNKDKVKEAMRRLAMY, from the coding sequence ATGGCGGTTATGGAATATATTGATGCGATTCGTCTTGCCATGAAGGAAGAAATGGAGAAGGATGAAACGGTTTTTGTGTTAGGTGAGGATGTTGGTGTTAAGGGTGGTGTCTTTACGACCACCAAGGGTCTTATGGATCAATTCGGTGAGCAGCGTGTCTTGGATACGCCATTGGCAGAGTCGGCTATTGCCGGAGTTGCGATTGGTGCGGCCATGTACGGAATGAAGCCAATTGCCGAAATGCAATACTCGGACTTCATGCTTCCGGCAACCAATCAGATTATTAGTGAAGCAGCTAAAATTCGCTATCGCTCTAACAACGATTGGAGTTGCCCTATTGTAATCCGTGCGCCCATCGGTGGGGGGATCTTTGGCGGCTTATATCACTCACAGTGTCCGGAATCTATCTTTTTTGGCACACCGGGTCTGAAAATTGTAGCGCCTTTTACACCTTATGACGCCAAAGGATTGCTGAAGGCAGCCATTCGTGACCCTGATCCAGTGTTGTTTTTTGAAAACAAAAAATCCTACAAGCTCATCAAGGGTGAAGTACCTGATGATGATTACATCGTTCCGATTGGTAAAGCCAATTTGCTGCGTGAAGGTGACGATATTACGGTCATCGGGTACAGCCAACCGCTACATTTTGTTATGCAGGCTGCTGAGGAGCTGGAGAAGGAAGAGGGTATTACCGCACATGTTGTGGATTTGCGCACACTCCAGCCCTTAGACCGTCAGGCCATTATTGAAGCTGCAAAGCATACAGGCAAGGTACTCATCGTGCATGAAGACAACAAAACGGGCGGCATCGGTGCCGAGGTATCCGCTATTATTAATGAGGAATGTCTGTTCGAGCTGGATGCGCCGATTGAGCGCTTGTGCGCTCCAGACGTGCCTGCAATGCCGATCAGCCCGCCGATGGAGAAGTTTTATATGTTGAACAAAGATAAGGTTAAGGAAGCGATGCGCCGTCTTGCAATGTATTAA
- a CDS encoding thiamine pyrophosphate-dependent dehydrogenase E1 component subunit alpha, whose amino-acid sequence MSSKGAVDAGFRHEQLGLTHGQVIDMYRYMLLARRFDERNMLLQRAGKINFHVSGIGQEAAQVGAAFALDREKDYFLPYYRDYGFVLAVGMTPRELMLSQFAKADDPNSGGRQMPGHFGSKRLRIVTGSSPVTTQVPHAVGVALAAKMQKKDFVSFVTFGEGSSNQGDFHEGCNFAGVQKLPVIIMCENNQYAISVPVHKQMAGKVSDRALGYGFPGIRVDGNDALAVYAAVKEARERAIRGEGPTLIEAMMYRLSPHSTSDNDLAYRTKEEVDENWAKDGVARMKNYLLECGIWDEAKDADLSAELLLEVKEAIEYADNAPFPKPEDTLLHVYADSDGEGR is encoded by the coding sequence ATGAGTTCAAAAGGCGCTGTAGACGCTGGCTTCAGACATGAACAGCTGGGACTGACTCACGGACAAGTTATTGACATGTACAGATATATGCTGCTCGCAAGAAGATTTGACGAGCGCAACATGCTCCTGCAACGGGCAGGGAAAATTAATTTTCACGTTTCCGGCATTGGGCAGGAGGCGGCACAAGTAGGTGCGGCTTTTGCACTGGACCGGGAGAAGGACTATTTTCTTCCCTATTACCGGGATTACGGATTCGTACTTGCGGTTGGTATGACGCCACGCGAACTGATGCTGTCGCAATTTGCCAAGGCGGATGATCCCAACAGCGGTGGCCGGCAGATGCCCGGTCATTTCGGCAGTAAACGGCTGCGTATTGTGACAGGCTCCAGTCCGGTGACGACGCAGGTTCCACACGCAGTGGGTGTAGCGCTGGCTGCCAAGATGCAGAAGAAGGATTTTGTATCGTTCGTTACATTTGGTGAAGGCTCCAGCAACCAGGGGGATTTTCACGAAGGCTGTAACTTTGCAGGTGTGCAGAAGCTGCCAGTTATCATTATGTGTGAAAACAATCAATATGCGATATCAGTTCCGGTTCATAAGCAAATGGCAGGCAAGGTGAGCGACCGTGCTTTGGGATACGGATTCCCTGGGATTCGGGTCGATGGTAACGATGCGCTGGCAGTGTATGCAGCCGTCAAGGAAGCGCGTGAACGTGCTATTCGTGGCGAGGGGCCAACGCTTATTGAAGCGATGATGTACCGCCTGTCTCCTCACTCTACCTCGGATAATGATCTGGCTTACCGGACCAAAGAGGAAGTGGATGAGAACTGGGCCAAGGACGGCGTTGCCCGTATGAAAAATTATTTGCTGGAATGCGGCATTTGGGATGAGGCCAAGGACGCGGATTTGTCTGCTGAGCTGCTGCTCGAGGTCAAGGAAGCGATTGAATATGCGGATAATGCGCCTTTTCCGAAGCCCGAAGATACGCTACTGCATGTTTATGCTGACAGCGATGGGGAGGGCCGGTAA
- the lpdA gene encoding dihydrolipoyl dehydrogenase, translating into MTIHCDVAILGGGTGGYVAAIRAAQLGKEVVIIEKDKLGGTCLHRGCIPSKALLRSAEVYATIKESAQYGIETSGAQLVFPKVQERKEAVVEQLHQGVQFLMRKNKITVLSGKGRVIGPSIFSPKSGAVAVELEDGEMETIVPAHLIIATGSRPRVLPGLEPDGEFILSSDEALTMEELPASLIIVGGGVIGVEWASMLNDFGVEVTVVEAANRLIPTEDEDVSREMQRLLTKRGVKVLTGSQVLAETYGKDEEGVQIDVQKGDETETISASKLLISVGRQANVENIGLENTDIRVERGFISVNEHLQTNEPHIYAIGDCIGGLQLAHAASHEGLLAVHHLAGEVVHSIPNYLIPRCIYTRPEAASVGLTEQEARERGHQVKTGKFPFQAIAKSLVYGSRDGFVKVIADEKTNDILGVHMIGTHVTDLISEAALAQLLDATPWEVGQLAHPHPTLSEILGEAMLAVDGQAIGI; encoded by the coding sequence ATGACTATACATTGTGATGTTGCAATTTTGGGCGGAGGAACCGGGGGATATGTGGCAGCAATTCGTGCAGCCCAGCTCGGCAAGGAAGTCGTTATTATTGAAAAGGACAAACTAGGTGGAACCTGTCTGCATCGTGGATGTATCCCGAGCAAGGCTTTGCTGCGCAGTGCGGAAGTATATGCGACGATTAAGGAAAGTGCGCAATACGGCATTGAGACCTCGGGAGCGCAACTTGTTTTCCCTAAGGTACAAGAGCGCAAGGAAGCCGTTGTGGAGCAGCTACATCAGGGCGTGCAATTTTTGATGCGTAAAAATAAAATCACGGTGCTGAGCGGCAAAGGACGCGTAATTGGGCCGTCGATTTTTTCACCAAAAAGCGGTGCAGTTGCCGTGGAGCTGGAAGATGGCGAGATGGAGACGATTGTTCCTGCCCATCTTATTATTGCAACGGGATCACGACCGCGTGTACTGCCCGGATTGGAGCCGGATGGCGAATTTATTTTGAGCAGTGACGAAGCGTTGACGATGGAAGAACTGCCCGCTTCCCTGATTATCGTAGGTGGTGGCGTTATTGGCGTGGAATGGGCTTCCATGCTGAACGATTTTGGCGTGGAGGTTACGGTGGTTGAGGCGGCGAATCGGCTTATTCCAACCGAGGACGAGGACGTTTCGCGTGAAATGCAGCGCCTGTTAACCAAGCGTGGAGTCAAGGTGCTGACGGGCTCGCAAGTGCTGGCTGAAACGTACGGTAAGGATGAGGAAGGCGTACAGATTGACGTGCAAAAGGGGGACGAAACCGAAACAATCAGCGCTTCCAAGCTGCTTATTTCGGTAGGTCGTCAGGCGAATGTGGAAAATATCGGGCTGGAAAATACGGATATCCGAGTAGAGCGTGGCTTTATATCGGTTAACGAGCATTTGCAGACGAATGAGCCGCATATTTATGCGATCGGGGATTGCATCGGGGGCTTACAACTGGCGCATGCAGCGAGCCATGAAGGGCTGCTGGCGGTCCATCATCTGGCGGGCGAAGTGGTTCACAGCATACCGAATTATCTGATTCCGCGTTGTATTTATACACGTCCTGAGGCAGCGAGTGTCGGCTTGACGGAGCAAGAAGCCCGTGAGCGTGGACATCAGGTGAAGACAGGGAAGTTCCCTTTTCAAGCTATCGCAAAATCGCTGGTGTACGGTAGTCGGGACGGCTTCGTTAAAGTGATTGCCGATGAGAAAACAAATGATATTCTCGGTGTACATATGATCGGTACGCATGTAACGGATCTCATCAGCGAGGCGGCTCTTGCGCAGCTGTTGGATGCTACGCCGTGGGAAGTCGGACAGCTGGCTCATCCGCATCCAACATTGTCGGAGATTTTGGGAGAAGCGATGCTGGCGGTTGATGGACAGGCGATAGGGATTTAA